TTACTTTTATTATCTTTCCTACAGAAAAAGCTGGGAAATATATTATTCTCTTCTACTGTAGTACATCAGCAAGATTTTAGTGCATTTGTAGAAGCATGTTGTTCGTTAGTCTCCTTACAAGGATTATACCTTGTTCTTGATTTCCTTTGCTGAATCAGTCACATATACAGCTGAATTTGCATCACTTGCTGACATTTTCTTGGTCTCCCCCTGCAAATGTATCCATATTAAGGAAACCAATGATTTACAATTTAGATGTATGTATAGCTATGTGATCAAGTACAAATGCCAATTGTTTAGAAACTGGTGTACTAATGATGGAAACGAAAACCTCAATAACTGTTCCACAGCTTAAAGTTAATGTCAAACATTTTCAGATCACGCATCATAACAGAACATTGAGGCCATAAATacataaactttcatttttctcAAGTGATGATTACAGCTTAGACTCGACTTAATTTGCATCTCAAAAAAGTCCCTCGAGTTTATTTGAAAGGACAAATATTTAAGTGCTATGCAATATACAACTTCTTTAACTCTTCATAGGCAGCACATATTCTTATCATTTCTAACACTAATAACAATTATTTTCAAGTCATAGACTGCTACAAGTACCAATTGGcatcttattttttattactcCTAAGACTAAATTAAAAAGAAGTTAGAATAAATTAGAAAACCCTTTCTAATTCAATTCTAGTTATGATGTTCTTTCCATGTTATCATGTTATGGTCCATCAAAAGGACTTGGTATCTCGACTATAGCGTCACATgagaagccaaaagtttagtaAGATTAAGAACGTTCTCCAGATAGCTTTATCCATTACCTAATGGAGAGAAACAATTAGACTGGGTATAATTCCAGTTTGACTAAAGTTCTGATGAGTTCTAGCaattttattacaaatattGCCAAAACAAATAATGTAACCATTTGAATAGATAGTAATACTCTAGGTCAGAAGTATTtctatgaatatatatatttaataaccTGTAGTGCAGGGAAGAATAATGATTCAATCAATGCAGGCTTGTGATATCCTATCCGAGGAGCAACATCTCGAGTCATTCTGAAATATGGATCCTAAAAGTgaggaaataaaaacaaaaattagatcagaaacaaaattgaagaaaatcagtcaataaaaatgaattaaattagGAACAGAGTTTGCCTTATCTCTCTAACTTTAGGAGCAAAAGAAGGGCCATAATTCAATCAAATAGAAACAGGCAAACTAATCCATCCCTTGatttaaaaccaaataaaatgtaaaataaaaacagaacTGATACGGAAATGGAGGCAGTTTAGGACAAACacatatatttgaaaaaatcaactaattaagaaaataagttaatttatagaaaaatatcAGACTTATCCGTATTTGATAATAAAAACTTTATGCCTTTTGGTATCTTTAGTTTTCTATTTAATGTATgctattataattaatataagaCAATTCATCATTCATTTAATAAATGACTACCTAtgatttggaaaaacaaaattgaaaatacTGCATAAATCTGGGATAAAGGAAGTACATGATTTGGAGAAAACCAGACAGTCATTGCCTATTTCTCTTGTGATAATCAAACTCAATGTCCTACAATGCCTTAAATATTTTCATCGGCAAGATGAGTAGAAAAAGGCATCCGCAAGTAGAAGTCTCCTAATTCTAAGCATCAAATTTCTACAAAATGTGCAATGCCACCTTATCTACCTACATAAACCATTGTTCCATGCTTCGTTCagatattaattacattaacCTTATACACATAGTATTTGTAACCTCGTATTCTTACTGTAGCCCACTTCATAGGTTAACTTAACAACGAAATTTGGACAGTGCATGTTTCACAAGTGCTTTGACACTTTCGGTTTCTCAATTTTAAGCTatagatattttaattaaagaattCAGAAATTAAAGTTGCACTTTCAAAGAATGAATGTTTAAACTGAAAGTGACACCTAATTCATATAGTAATACTAGTAACACCTTTCTTTATGAATCACTTTTTCATTTTACCTAAAGGGCAACTTCTAACCTAAAATCACTAACAATACATCCAGAGGAATGCCACAAAACCAATCACAAATTCTTAAGGACTTATTGTTTATAACCAAAAGCATTAGAACAATGTTAATCATTTGTATCCACATCTACCAGGCCATTAAACAGAAGTCAAAATCAGTAATTGCATacaatatactccctccgtcccctccgtcccaatagagttgtccactttgttattatcacacagtttaagaaaacacaattttataatgttttctcTACTTTACTTATTATAACCTTATTTAATGTAGGGTCCACTAACAATTTACTCATAGATGTCAATAAATACTAGtccattagtggattttaaataggggtagtATAGGAagattaagtttaaaaattgtTACTCTTTAGAAGTAAACAAGAGTTTAGGGACAAAAAAATATTCTCCCACTGGCAACTTtattaggacggagggagtaatttagtaatttctttaaacttttatttattaagttCTAGAGgtatagatttattttttagaataccaaagattaaaaataaaaattaaggtGTGGATTCTAACCAAGTTAACACAAAGTAAAAAGAACTGAAAAAGAACAATAAGGAcatgattaaaaaaatcaaataagtgaTGGTAGTTTTATTGGTGATAGAGAAGTTGGTAACAGAGGTGGCGacataagaaaattaaattgataatgaTGGTGTTATCAGTTATTAAATATCAAAACCAAAGTACCAGATACATTAAGAATGAGCACTGGATGCATAGGAGTTTCAACTTTATCAATGTTACTTTATTCAGAGCATAATCATACCAAATAGAAACTTTCAGGATGGAGAGGGCTTTTACCTGGTCAATTGCACACGGTACTAAGCAACGAAGGTCATCTTTCCCAGAGAATAAGTGTGGAAACGAACTAGGAAAAGATGGAACGGCCTGCAACAACAAAAAGTGAAGCATACAGATCCTTCAATATAAGTACTCTAATACCAACAATCCCAGCGACCCCAATAGAGATTAAGAATGACAGTGATTCCTACTAAGTCTACTATGTTTTCTGTTTTCAATATAACCAATGATAGTGGCTCCGTACAAAGAGATATTACAAAATTCTATATGCAGCcatcttattttcttttcttcttgtaATATGAAAATAGAAAACTTCATTTCAGTGGCAGATATTAGGCCTAATCAGGATTTTGGGTGGTAAAATTGTCGGTTTAGAATCTTATTTGCTTGAGATATGACTTGTCAGCTACTGAAAAAGAATTAAATTCTATCAAGTAACATCTTCAAAGCATTGAAAAATTATGTAAAGCAACTCTATAAAACGCTTGACATTAAAAGACGAGCAAATGAAGTGATTGTGATCATCATGAAAAGAATCTAATTTTAAGGAAtacaagcaaaaaaaaaaaacatcttaaTTCGGTGACAGAAACTTTCACATCTTAGTAGATGTAGGCAGTTGAGATAAATAAAAGAAACATAAAACTAACCTGTACGGCTGGGAAGCTAACTTTTCCAATATGATCTTCGCCGGTGAAACCAAATATACCGACAACCTGAGAATTGCAGCATAATTGAAGAGTAATGGAACAAACTACGGGTTGTTGATCAAAAGAAACAAAGTGTAATTGTATAGTGGATGTGAAGTGACCTTATTATATGTAACACACTTCTGAACCTTCACCATGTTCTCGTAAAATGAACTGTGCAATTGAAAAAGTGAGAGGTTTGAAAATATAGGAAAAGAAATCGCGGTGATAGATAAAATGAGTGATTACCCGGCAACATAGTTAAAATCTTGGAAAATGAAAGTTCGAGTAACATCAAAACCACAAGCAATAATATCTCTAGCATTTTCTCTGGCTAATCGTTTGCTCTCCTCAATGGAAAGGTTTTTCCACATGCTCTTCTCATCATCGGTTAGCTGGATTACAAGCGGAACTCTAAAAGCCTCCTGCAAATACCTGAGACACAATTAAAAGGATTATAATCAAACTCTTAATGATAGTAGAAGATATTGAAATTGTTGTTGTGACTTACTTAGTAAACATAAAGGGAATGAGATGACCTAAATGCAGTGATTCGGAGGAAGGACCGCGGCCAGTGTAGAGGTAGAATTTGTGTCCTCTCTCGAAAGCGTCAAGGATTTCGTTGAAATCGCGGTGGGCGAAGAAGACGCCGCGGCGGAGGAAGACATGAGGAGGACGGCCGGTTAGGGTATGGACGCGGTCGATTAGGGTTTGGTCGAGTCTTTGGCAGCCGAATTTGTCGATTAGTTTGTCGTAATCGATTTTGGTTCCGTCTTTTGCGGAAACTTCCCATGGATTGACTATTTGGtcaccttcttcttcttcaacacTCTTATCTACCGTCTTCTCTACCATTGCTTCCTTCGATTCCTTCACAGGAGCAGGAGCAGGAGCAGGCTTTTCTACTCTACTCTTTCACTGTTGAGGTTAAATCAAAACCTGACTATACGGCGTCGTTTTTGACTAAACCGGAAATaaggaaaacaaaaaaaaaaccctaattaaaaTTAACGTCTCTCTACACAAAGTGCCTCTCTATTTCACCGTCTCTAGACAAAGTGCCTCTGCTTgtagtttttgatttttgtaagttttgttttgatttgattatataaaaCCATCAATCTAACTAAGCTTCAACTGAATGCAAATTTGGTTAAGTTTTCATGATTACTGTTTGCTATTTTTTAGGTGATGAGGGTGAAGAAGCAGAAGCGGCATCGTAGGGCAGTGAGATTTTACACGACATGTCATGGCTTTAGACAGCCCTTTAAGATTCTGTGTGATGGTACGTTTGTTCATCATCTTATCGCTAATCAAATTGCACCTGCTGATACTGCTCTCGCTAATATACTTGGCGCTCCTGTCAAGCTTTTCACAACCAGGTTCgtatgattttttattattattattagttatttttatcaattcaaaCTGTTTGAATATATGCCCTTTTAGGTGTGTTCATGCCGAGCTCAAAAGACTCGGTAAGTCATATTTAGACTCTTTTCAGGCTGCTCGTCAACTCTTCACTGCAAGGTACAAACTCGACTTTTCATTCTCTTCTCTTTTTGCTTCATTCCTTGTATGTCTGTCAACTTTAACTGTTCAAATTTGTTATGCTTGCTGTTACTGATTTCTTTAGTAATTTCTAATTTCAGATGTGATCATGACAAGGTAAAGAGTGCTGAAGCTTGCATTTCACAAGTTATTGGGGAACAGAATCCCGAGCACTTTTTTCTCGCTACCCAGGATTTTGGAATGCGGAAGAAGTTCCGTGAGGTTACTGTTCACTGCCATTTTTggataaacaaaaagaaagctttgattttattatatctTTTCTGCTTCATTCATCTTGTCTTTCAATTGCAGCACAAAGTATATGTATAGTGATGATTCTATGTTCATTGCTGGCCAGATAAATGCTTATATGTCTTATTTGTCTTTTCGATTCCGTAGACTATCTATTGCACAGCTAATTTTCAGAATCTTTTTAACTCGTTAGTTCACCAGACTAAAAGTAGTTACCTTGTCATGCTTTAACAATTTATTCCATAGGTTTCATAGAAGTACATTTTAGAAGGTTAATCAACAACACTCCTCTAATGAACTTGTGATTACTTAACATGCCTATATCAAATAATAACCACTCtgcttttataatttttccttttcttgAGCTACGACATATAGAAGGATGATAGGTGTTAAACAAAGTAGTGGGTAAACATATTATGTAGATGGACTATGtgaatatatttaaattgattttagttCATCCGTTAATAGTTCCTAAAAATTTAGCTGCTGCACAGGTACCAGCTGTCCCTCTTATATATGGTCTGCGAAATTCCCTGCACCTTGAGCCACCATCTTCAGTTCAACATGAGTTTGTTAAAGCTTCTGAAGAAGAGCGCTTGCATGCAActgaattagaaaagaaaatgttaaaaaacactAAGACCATATTGGCAAATGAAGAAGCTGGACATTCTTGTAAGGAAAATGAAGGCTTGGGAGATCAAAATTTGGAAATGCGTTCTGTTAAGAAGAAGCGCAATGCACAGAACATGAATGTCAAGGATAggcctcaatttaaaagaaaaagagctAAGGTACTGTTTCTTTCTGGCTTTCCAACATTTTTTATCTTGACATCTGCAGCTAAGCTGATAGTTTCGCAAGATCATGTTTGTGCTCTTGTGAGCTGTGACATTTGGAACAATGTGCAACTGAAGGACAACTAGTTGAGAGAGATCCTAATTATTTAACTTATGGTAGACTAGGTTTCACATGAACAAAAACTGCgaaacattttaataaaatgtacAAAGCAAAAACGtgtaaataagaaaaatataggggtatatttataaatattaaaaaaaaattaattttttttatagataaatCTATATTCTTATAATTGAATTGCTATACATTTATGATAACTCATGAAATAAATAATTCCAATATACTCAAAATCAACTATATATGAAACAAGTGTCTTTCAATTCCATTACATTATTGAagttgaaattttaaaagtttcacaTATCATTATTAGTAATGACTTGGATAACTTTTTTATGCGCAACTTCTTAAATCACCTTTAGCAATATATTAGCAATAAAATGCTTGCCATTCACTTGACATGAGCAGTCTCACACATTTCACAAACATTTGACTAGATTCGGTACAACTATTATATTAATCAAAGTTTATTTAGGGTTACTCCATCAATCGGTCATTATGCTAAACACATTTTTCCCACCAACTGCTTCTAATAAGTTCTAGTTATCTttctatatttttcttttcttattgaAGTAGTATGGCTCTTCATTTATTGTGACTCGGAGGTATAACTATAAACCCCCAATGCTTGATTAGTAGAAAATTAATAGAAACTCGCATAATAGAGATTTATTTTAGCAAAACTGAGTGGCAAACCCAGTATATggcattttatcaatttcagctcttaattatatttaatttgcaTTTCGAAAGCTCTATTGAGAGGAGAATTAtcaattctattttttataaaagcaTATCTAACACTTTGTAGAATCATAAGTAGAAGTATTAGGCAATGAGACTAGCATTTGTTGAAAAATTAGAAGATCTATTTGTTTGTTGCTCTAATTCCTATCCACctatttttagtaaataagCTTTTATTCTAGTGTAAGTTACTTGCTTCTCTTCAccacaaaaattataaatccaCTTACAATTTTCTCATGCTTCACCTATTATTTTAAGCCGTCCAGCATATTTTCATAATGGATCATGCCTTCACATGCCTCTTTAGTTGATACTAGATGTCGCCTCGAGATAAAACTCGAGTAATTCGAggtcaagttttttttttcgagttgATCTCGAGCAACTCGCGAGTTACCCAACTCGTTTACAACCCTAGATAGGAAGTGACAATGACTGTCTAAAATTACAGAATGCATATATATTTTTGCAAAATAGTGGTCCACTTCATCAACCATTGTGTATGTTTTGGTTCCTTCATGAAGTTTACTGTAATTGTTTTATACTATATTATACTTGGATGACAGTAAGTGGATCATGTCAACTACTTTGACATATTAGGTTCCAAGAGTTTTTTTGCTGGTcaattcatatttgatttttctGGATT
This region of Mercurialis annua linkage group LG1-X, ddMerAnnu1.2, whole genome shotgun sequence genomic DNA includes:
- the LOC126654681 gene encoding tryptophan--tRNA ligase, cytoplasmic, encoding MVEKTVDKSVEEEEGDQIVNPWEVSAKDGTKIDYDKLIDKFGCQRLDQTLIDRVHTLTGRPPHVFLRRGVFFAHRDFNEILDAFERGHKFYLYTGRGPSSESLHLGHLIPFMFTKYLQEAFRVPLVIQLTDDEKSMWKNLSIEESKRLARENARDIIACGFDVTRTFIFQDFNYVAGSFYENMVKVQKCVTYNKVVGIFGFTGEDHIGKVSFPAVQAVPSFPSSFPHLFSGKDDLRCLVPCAIDQDPYFRMTRDVAPRIGYHKPALIESLFFPALQGETKKMSASDANSAVYVTDSAKEIKNKINKYAFSGGQDSLEKQRQFGANIEVDISIKYLNFFLEDDDELEHIKKEYAAGRMLTGEVKNRLAEVLTEIVKRHNLARSAVTDEMVDAFMAVRPLPSMFH
- the LOC126654693 gene encoding uncharacterized protein LOC126654693 isoform X2; protein product: MRVKKQKRHRRAVRFYTTCHGFRQPFKILCDGTFVHHLIANQIAPADTALANILGAPVKLFTTRCVHAELKRLGKSYLDSFQAARQLFTARCDHDKVKSAEACISQVIGEQNPEHFFLATQDFGMRKKFREVPAVPLIYGLRNSLHLEPPSSVQHEFVKASEEERLHATELEKKMLKNTKTILANEEAGHSCKENEGLGDQNLEMRSVKKKRNAQNMNVKDRPQFKRKRAKGPNPLSCKKRKEDRNSKPSSEKLLATATTNPNEGDIFWS
- the LOC126654693 gene encoding uncharacterized protein LOC126654693 isoform X1; this encodes MRVKKQKRHRRAVRFYTTCHGFRQPFKILCDGTFVHHLIANQIAPADTALANILGAPVKLFTTRCVHAELKRLGKSYLDSFQAARQLFTARCDHDKVKSAEACISQVIGEQNPEHFFLATQDFGMRKKFREVPAVPLIYGLRNSLHLEPPSSVQHEFVKASEEERLHATELEKKMLKNTKTILANEEAGHSCKENEGLGDQNLEMRSVKKKRNAQNMNVKDRPQFKRKRAKGPNPLSCKKRKEDRNSKPSSEKESNGDDNSLRSRAKQRKRTRKTQKLADVVNA